Genomic segment of Eschrichtius robustus isolate mEscRob2 chromosome 7, mEscRob2.pri, whole genome shotgun sequence:
CCTGTTTCCTCACGGGAAGCAACTATTCCCATGTGCCCACAGTGGTTTTGCCTTTacttttatttagcatttatatCATCCCAGTTGGAATCCCAGGGCTTTCCATGACTATTCCTCAAAGATCTTAACACCCATCTGCATTCTGTGTTGTGAAGGGCGACCCACCTCTGAACTCCTCTGCTTGCTGCCAGCACAGTTCCCCGCACCAGCAGGAAGGATGCTAAGGGTGCAAAGGGGCAGGAAACTGGAGCCAGTGAGGTGGCCGGCCACTGGCAGAGGGGGCAGAAGGCCATAAAGGCTCAGGCAGGCCAGGCCTGAGCCCAGGACTCTGCCAAGAGAAAGCACAGCTGGCCTGCAGCTGCCAGGGCTGCCGGAGCGCAGCCAGTGGTGTGAGGGCCACCGCTCGTTAAaggcagaccccccccccccacagcacACAGGCCAGAGCAGGAGGCTGACCGGGGGAGCCTCACCCAGGGGCGACCCTGCCAGCAAAGAGGCACGAGTCACTGAGGAGCGTCTGCGATGAGCCTTCCGCTGACCTCCCCCACCAACCCCTCACCCTTCAGAGCCCACGCAGCCCTGGCCAACCTGCTCTCCTGGACTCGTCCGCAGGACCGTGGCTCTCAGCGTAGTTTCTACCTCACGCTTCTTTCCTACCCAACACTGCCCCCGGCCAGCTTTCACCGGCCCCTCCAACATCTGCTAACACAACAGTTGCTGCCTGTTCTGAGGCCTGCTCTGGGAGCTTCGGGGGCTCAGTGTGTGGGCAGCTGCAATCAATCAAACCTCTGTTCCAGCATCCTGACCCCTCCTCACAAACGTCTCCCTTCTGTTGGAAGCACTGTTGAGAAATACAATTTGTTGCTCTTTCAAGCTGACCAGCTTGGAGTTAAAAATACAGCAGGGCCTGTGACACCCAGGGCATGGCGTTCAGCGGGTAATCCTTGATTGTCGCTTTTGCCGAAATCTTCGCTCACACACATGCGATCCATGTCTAAATGGCCACGCACAGCCCAGGTCTCACTGGGAGTCAACCAACGCTTGGTGGTCAAACCAGGTCTCAAAAAAGCAGTAATAAATAATGTCAGCGAAAGTCCCACTAATAAACAGCTCACATGCTCAGGCCGGGCCCTGCCCTCAATGGCACACACTGTCCTTTTGCAAAGAGGCGGCTGCAGCTCCACATAAACCACCAGGCAGAAGGCGGCTCGACAGACCGCGTGAGGAAAGCTGCGCGCGGAGGTCAGCAGGACCAGCCCTGGCGCGCACGAGGCAAGACTGACCCCTGGGCCACCTTCGAGCATCCGGCTCTGTGGAACGAGGGGCTGCAGTCACGgttacagggagggagggagggccttTCGTGGCCAGGTCCTTGCGCCATCCCTCCCCGCGGGGGCCCCCTCCCTACAGTCGCACGCCCTCACTCAGGACCCAGCTCCCTGCCTGAGAGCCCGGCACTCAGGCTGTAAGAAGCAAAGACAATCTGAACGCAATTCtcaccagccccctcccccactgctgcGAGGGACAAGAGCCACGGCTGCTGCCAGCTGGGAGCTGTGCCCGGAGACCCGGCTGGGAGGGCAGGGCGCCCGCAGGGGCATTGGGTGGGCTCCTGGGGTCCCTCCCATCCTGGTACCACGGGTGACAGACATGAGACAAGAACGCTCACACATGCCAGCCTCCTCTGGCAGGTGGCGATTCTGATTCTCTCCCCATTTCACAACCCCCAGCTCTAAAACATGGAGTTTACCGCAGGCCGAGCAGGGTTGCAGGGCAGGCCTCCTTCCCATTTTCAAAAGAGAAGGATGAGGCAAGAAGAGGAACCAGCAAGAAGAAATAAGTGGCAAGGACAGAAGAGGGAGGGTAAAATCAGAAGGAAGGAGATGTCGGATAAAGAAAAGGGGCGTCTTCAGAACGTCACCCTCTAAGCCCAGTTCTGCCTCTGTAGATGCCCAGAACAAGCCCACGCCTTCCCTCCCAAGCCCTGCCATCACGACGACAACAGTCAGTATCTGTCAGCGCTCCCTGGGCCAATGTGCAGGTGATGTGTGTGTAGATGAAGACACACACATGtatcaaaagatatcacagatacacacatttatacacaGACATCCATagctacacacatacatacatgtgcacacagacacactgaCACATTTacacagcatacacacacacacgcacacatgcgcaCATACGTGACTTCCCCTATTCCTCCCAACAGTcctgtgttggtggtggtggcagtgccGGTATTATCTGCTGCACAGAGATGTTAAGCAATTTGCCCAGGGCTGCCAGCCTCCTGCCCCATCTCTGAGGCCTTCTGATTTGTCAATGCCCCGCCCCCCCAAACGAGGACCTAAAGGTGAACACCGTGATCCAGAAGGGTCTGTTTCctcaggaggggctgggagggacacAGCCCAAGGTCACATCTACCTCTCAAGGCCTCGGCTTCTAGCTCAGAGCCCGTACCTCAGAACGGTGCCCATCCCAGGGCCTCCCTGTGTGCACGAGGACCTCAGGGCGTTTGGCCTCTCCTGCCCTCCTGACTCTCCTGGGGTCCCTCCCTGGTCCCTTTTCTGTGGCAGCCTGGAGAGGCTCTGGCTACCATCCTTGCTCTGGGCGTCGCTGGTGCTCACACAGACCCCAGGGAGGTCCCAGGGAGGTCCCAGCCCCGGTCAGCGCCTCTGGTGGCCAGAGTTTATCAGAGCTGCCCGTTGTCCCAAAGGTCTGACCGCAATGCGCTCACTCTGTACCTTCAGCCCGAGTCTCTCATGCACCTGGGCCCAGAGCCCACGCACACGGGGGCTCCTTGACAATGATGCTCACGCGGAACCCCTCCCGCCAGGGAGGCGAACGTATAAAGCAAGATCAAAAGACCCACGAGAGAGAGTCTGCGATCCGGCTGCAGGAAAGGGTAGCAGGACACAGAGAGCAGCGCTGACCCTCGGCACAAGCCAGCCTTCCTACCGTCGTGCAGACCCGCTCGCTTCCCGGCAGCGACAGATGCGGGTAAGAGCACGCGGAGGCCAGGGTCTGGGGGCAGCAAGTCCTGCACCAACCGCTGTCTGGCTGCGAGCAGGTCCCCGCCTCCTTCCCCCAGCAACACCACCACTCACAGGGTGCCGGCTGCAGGGCCCCACATGCTCCAGGCTGCATCCAGGGCTCTTCAAATGCATAGAGGTGGCCCTGGGCCTGGCTTTCAAGGCTCCCGGAGGAGGAAGGCCCACCTCCTGAGGCCATGAATCACCCGGTTGGGGGAGCCGAAGCAGGCGGCGCCCCAGGGGAAGAGGGCTGGCTGGGTCTAGAGGCTTGATGGGGGGCGGCTCAGGGCCCATCTATCCCCAGGGCTCTGGCCGCAGCCCCTTGGCCCACACGCTTCCCAGGGGCCCCTTCTCTGCTTTCCCGGGACCCTGCCCTCTCCAGGCCTTGGCTGGGGAAAGACAGGCAGAATGAGGGCAGACTCCTGAGGACCTTGGAGGGCGGCCTGGAGCCAGGGAAGCAGTCCATACATCTGGGCACAGTCCCACCGGGCAAAATATCTTTAAATGGTTTCTACCCAAGTGAGGACGGGAAATGTCTCCAGTGATGCCAGTGGTGTTATTCCAACCTGTGGCTAGTAAAATACAATTACACCTGTACGTTGTTTTTATGACCTATCTAGCTTATTAGCTAATAAAATAAGCTCAGCATTAAAAATTTAACTGAAGCCATTTATCGTACCCACAACTCAGGGCTCTGGGTTTCCTTCAGCAGTCACCCAAATCTGTTACCTTTCCAGCCTTTTTACCTATTTACATTTCTCCAGGAAGGAAAATTCCACCTGCCTGTCCAACTTGAATGAATGTGTTCGATCGTTGTCTAGCTTGGACACCCCTGGAGAGGCGCTGGGAGGAAGGGAAACTGaccatgagggcagggcctgggctctTGGACAAAGGTGGCCAGAAAGGCTGGACTCAGGGGTCAGGTGGGTGGTCTAGACCAGAGATACCTGCACCTCTTCTTTTGGGGGGACCTCTAGGCTTGGAGGGAGAACTAGAGGAGAAGGAAACGCCATAAACAGAAGCTGTATTTTCATTCTGAAATGAAAGGAGGCCCGGCTGAAAAAGCAGCACTGGCCACTGAAGGAAGGCAGTGATGCCCGCCTGGGAAGGGGTGGACACGACAAGCCTGCCTGCACAGACGTGGCCATAGGCTCACGAGCGAGGCCAACCTCTCACCGCCAAGCTAGTCCCCACTCCCTCAAGCCCAGCCGTGACAGGTGCTCACATAACAAGACTAGAAAAGATAATGCTCAAACCGTGGCTCtgagcacctgaggaacccctgaaCACAGAACCTAGAGCGCCACGTTCTACCCCCCACACCCATCTGTCCTCGAGTGGGCAGGTGGCCACAAGGACCAGCCCTGCTCCCTGGGCCTCACTGTCACGCTCTGATCCTTGGGACCCCGCAGTGAGAACCAAACGCAGGCAGCGCTCAGGCTTGGAGACTGTCCTGATAATGGTGTATTAACTCCAAGTTCATCTCATTCAAACCCATACCCAAGATCAGTGTTAGCACGAGGCAGGGCTCTGAGACTCGGAGGATAAAGCACAAGTGACAGGGGTGTGTGGCCAGAGGCCTCGCCTACAGTGAACAGCAAGGATGATTACACAGGTGGCACAGAGCAGAGTGACCACAATTTCTTGATGGTCTCACACTGTTGGCAGTTTAATCAAAAGAATAAGTGCCTCCCCCCATTTCTTGTTCTTTAAAACTATCACCCACAGCCCTGATCTCAGGATCAGCATGATCCAAGTGACACTGAATCCCGGCCTGTGCCAGCAGTTCCTACGGCGGCTGCAGGGATGGGCTCCTGGGAGAAGCTCCAGAAAGTGCCAGGAGGGGGACCACCGGTGTCTGGTGATGCTGGACTGCCCGACACCCTGCCTCTCATCATCTGTCTGCTCCTGTACCGCTAGCACGTGTGCAGAGGGAAAGAGCATTTCTGAttctaaatggaaagaaatagatgttttaaaaaaaacaaaaaaaaaggggggcttgATTTCATCTTTCActgtatagaattttaaaaacgaGGAAATAAACCCACTTCCTGGGCATTTCCGACACTGGCACCCTGCAGTTGCCCGGGATGGGCCAGGAGCCGTGGCGGCTCCGGTAAGCACCTGGTTGCTTCTGCAGCGCCTTCTGGGGCTCTTACCTGTGCCATCTTGGCCAGGTCCAGGGAGGGCCTCTGCTCCTGCGCCTCCTCGGGACGACGCCGCTTGACGCCGACCTTCTTGTCGTTAAGGACACACGGCTGGGAGCGGCTGCGGGAGAGCCCACTGGAGCGTCTGGCCAGCTCCGGCGTCGAGGCAGGGGTGCTGCTGGCTGAGGGGGGACAGTACTCCGCAAAGGAGAACTGCTCGTGCGAGCAGGAGAGGGACCGCTGCATGTCCAGTCGGGCCCCGCCCACGGGGCTCGGGTCGGGGCCCCAGATGTCGCCTGCCTGTCTGCAGGTGGCCGAGCCCGGCGCCCCCTGGCAGGGCTGACCGCCAAATCGGGGGTGAAGTCCCGCCTGGTCGTAGGGCGAGGAGAGCACGTTGGCGCGGGACGGGAGGCTGAAGCTGGAGCTCCTCTGCATGGTGCTGAAGCCGTTGGAGTAGCGCTGGACGCTGCCCCCGCTGTAACAGCGCCTCTTCTCAACAGGAGTCCAGACTTTGGACCCCAGGGGCCTCCACGACGTTCGGCAGCTGGACATCTCGTCAGAGAAGGACAGCGACCGGCACTGGCGCTTGCTGGGGGGCGCTGAGGGGTTCCCGTTGTGGTCACTGAGGCTGAGGTCTTTGATCAGGTTGGTGACCGCGCAGGCAGTCGCGGCCTCCCGGTGCCACAGAGCGCTGTCCTGACACTTGTCGGGCAGGCACTCCCAGATGCTGGCGCTCGGCTGGTCGATCTGAAGAGGGCACTTCCTGTCCAGGTCTCGCCATCTGTCATTTTCTGGTTCACAAACaacaaagagaaacagaatttGAGAAGGCCTTCGTGCCAGCCCTCTACCTCCTCACCAAGAACCCGTCTTAAACAGGATGTTAGAGCCAGAAAGGCCCTTAAAAGCCATGCAGTCCAACCTCGctttacaggtgagaaactgaggctcagagaggggacagGAGTCCCACGGTGCTGAGCTAGAAGCAGAGCAAGGTCTAGGAtccaggcagcccccaggacgCCTGAGATGGTTTCCTCTCCAACATACCGTACTGCCTCCCAGGAAAGTCCAAAGCACTACTGTTCACCCCAAAGGCTCCTCATTTTCTAGAAGGGAAACTGACTTGCCTCACCCCTGCCCTGGCCGGCAGCAGAGTGGGGGCAACGTGTCTGTCACGTCCCGTCTTAGGGCTCTGCTGCTCTGGGGCTGGGACTCGACGCCCTGGCGGGAAGACCACAGCCAAAGATGAGTCTGTCAGAACTTCAGAGGGGCTGGAGGCGCTGCCAGGTTAGTGCATCTGAATTCCATCCTTAAAATACTTGCTGACAATGGAAACTGGACATTTCATGGATTTACATCCCCGCCACCAAAATGTTCCACAACCAACAACATTAGCTGCCAATCACTGAGGACTTCCCTTGTGTTCACTTGCTCTCTGGCTGAAATCGAGGACAAAGTGGCTAAAGTCTATAGAAGTCAGTCTTGGGCTGCAGAGACGTAAGGGTACAATTTCAACTTACACATTCGAGTCTCTCCTTGAATGCATGGATAAACAAGCTAACCCTGCTAGGAAATGCGGACTTTTGCACTTGAACCCTTACTTTAGAGAAATATTCAAGAACTGCTTGTTAGTTTTCTACTATGgaatcaggcactgtgctgagaatTTTAGGAGAACAAACTTGACACAGTTCTTGTATTCAAGTTCACAATACAAAAGCAAAGTTAAGAAATACGCTGTGCTGCCAGGGGTCAACATGCTACCACGTTTCTCTGTTTTTCTAATCTACACATATTTATAAACTGTGCAAATGTgaatatggagaaaagtatggctGAGTCAGTCAGTAGAAGGAGAGAAGTAAAATCTGAAACAACAGTCAGTAGCTATTTCACACACACTGATTCTCAGCACTGCAATCAGTTACTGCACATCCACCGTGGGTGGTGTAACCCCGCACAGTGCCCTGCACGGCTACCACTGCTGCCCAGATGGGGAGACCCAGGCTTGGGGGGGTTGAGTAAGTGGCCCCAAGCCACATACCTAACAAGTGACGAGATGCAGACCCAGGCTGACCCAACCCAAAGCCCTCTGCTCTTTTCGCTACACTGCAGCACTGAGGGAACCACAAGGCAGTCTGACCttggccctgccctcaaggagtttactaGTCGTTCAAGATGAGCCATCACTCAGAAAATTGTGACGTCCTTGCTCCAGGCAGCAAGGACTGTAGGACCATCTTCTCTACCAGTGGCCATTTCTCAAAGGGCCCCGAGAGACACACCTAAGGAACTCACTCCATGCTGAGTGCCACAAGCAGCAACTACTGGACAGGTTCAAAGGGAATGACCAGTGAGGCCCAAAAGGAGCTTCACGAGCCAAAGGAAAAGCCAGATCAGGGCTAAACGTGATGCTGCCTCCTCCAGGGCACCCTGTGCACCCATGAGACGCAGAGCCTGAGGCGCTGGGACCCTGGACAGGGGACATGGCGGGAATCGTCCAGAGGCTGTTCCCACAGGAGGGCCTTAgaagctggagaggcaggagagagatCTGCCAAGTTAGGCCAGCTGGGAACAAAGCAGGACTGACGCTAAACATCCAGTTCAACTCATCCCTGAAATCTGCCCGGGCCCTGACACACGGCAAGTCTCGATACGTGTTCCTGTAACTTAATCATTACTAAAAACTGACAAATCATTACTAAAAACTGACAAATCATtactaaaaattatctttttgcaAATAGCATTTATGTTGTTCAAAATAGGTCCTCACTACCTACCACTCCTCAAATattcaccattcttttttttttggccacaccgtgcagcacgtgggatcttagttccccaagcagggatcgaacccgcgccccctgcagtggaagcgcagaatcttacgcactggaccgccagggaagtccctcaccatTCTTTTAAAAGAGTTTCAATTTGACATCTGTCAGCAGTTGTAAGTTCAGTAAACTAATACTAgagcaaaatgtttaaaaatacaaactaacCTTGACTGAGTCAAGACAATCTCTGatttagaagaagaaaagttATCCTCAGAAACAAGTGGAGATTTATGTATGATGATGTTCTTCAAAATGATATGAGTGATGGCAAAATGGTAAACACAACTAAAACGTCCTACAGTAGGGGGCTGGTTAAATAAAGTACCAAGGAATACCATGGAGCATGAAAAAAGCAGTTTCAAAGAATATTAACGATGTGGAGAAATGCTAATGATGCAATACTAAGCATAAAGAAACAGGATACAAAACTGTATAGACAGCGTGATTCCTATTTAGTGAAATACATATGTTATATGggaagataaaaaggaaataaacgaAAATGTTCATGGTTGATTGGCAGAGAGCTagttgatttttctcatttttgtttcccTGGAGCTTCTACGTTTTCTATAAGGACAAATATGTGGAGGACCAGGGCCTATGACCCCATCCTCCTCTGGGTTTGCTGCTTTGGTCTTTTAGGAAGTTCCCATCAAACAATGCTCGCCACCGACTCCCCTTCTGGGACAAGGCATTGAGGTGCCACATGGGCCACAAATGTGGTCGATGAGGAAGGAACCAAGGACCCAGCCGAGGGCAGTGAGGACCCCAAGATGGCACCACAGTGGCCCCAACTTAAGGAGCCTAGAGCCCACTAGAGACGGTCTCTGTCCCAGGCCTTGGGAAACCTGGGAAATTAAAAGCGATTGGTCCTATCCTCAGAAGATACCActttctgttccatttttctttcactgCCCTGGAATTTTCCCCATCTCTAGGGAGATAGTGAGACAAAGGGCAAGTGGAAGCCAGTTAAGCATGAACATCCTGTCTCTCCAGTGGCTACCTTGTAATCTTGGTGCTTCCTAGCTCGGGCCTCCCTACTCCAGTCCCATTTCCTTTCTGCCCCCAGAGAACTTTCTGAGGCCCGCACATGTCGTGGGCCCCGTCTACTCGTGGTCTCCCCAGTAGGCCCTGTGCTCCAGGCACGCCGGACTTCCTGTGACAGCAGAAGTCAGACAAGAGTCAGGGAGAGCCAAGATCATCCTTGAAAACCCCTGAAACAGCCCATAAAGCCCACTCCTCCTGGTTTTGTGTACAAAGCCCTGAAGAGTACATAAAACTAAAGTTTAATAAATCGATTGCAGGAAGGAGCACAGGTGGCATCTCTGTGCAGAGCGGTGTGCATTCGACTTGTTTTGCGGTTTAACTATCAAATCCCCAGTGGGAACTGGGGTTGGATGGCTAACTCTCGCGTGCTCCTACCTGCCTACAGGAACTACCTGTCTCTGTTTTGAAGAGTAAGCCTCTATTGACCTTAATACATAGATGTCTTTGTTGTAGGGAGGAGTAAAAGAGTCAGTTCTCAATTCAATCCACCGGTTAAATGCGGGTACAGCGCGACCGCCGTCGTGGACCTGCAGCTTCCCCTCCCACGTGAGCTCTTCCATGCCTTCACACCTTTGCAGAGACCTGCACCAGTCTCTTACTTCCCATTTCAGAGCCAACTCAAACATCACCTCCTCTGCAGATACACCCTCCCATACAAGCCCTTGGGCACCTGCAGCTCTTTGCCTAGACTTTCAATCACATGGCTCATGTTAACTGAACTTTAATGATCTGTTCACGTGTCTATGTCATCTATTGAGCTAGAAGTTCTGGAGCAGAGTCCCAGCATGACCCTCCCGTGCCCAGCACACAGCTTGGCACACAGCAGACCTCAGCCAGTGGTGGGTGGAAGAAGGAGGGTATGACGAAGTGCAGATAAAAACTACAGAGCAGACCATGGGTGTTCACTTGGTCTCGCTTATCCTCTGTCCCTGGCACAGGTAACCGTTCCTTGGCCAGGCAGGTCCAACCTGGGCTGTGCCTTgaactccccaccccaccacagccaGGGATGGTTGTGTATGAACTAGCCAGGACACTGGCTGGCACCGCAATAGCTAAGATACTTTGAAAACACGAAGCACTGCCCGATACTGAGCACTGCTACTGTGTGTCAACACCAGCCAGGTGGCCACTTGTTCTGTCTGCGGAGCAgataatattttaattgtttctatCTTTATCGCTTCACGAAGTACAatataagaaaagtaaaaacaatcgAGGCTATGTTTAGCCCTTGTGTTTTCCCCCTTCGCTCAGGGAACAGAAGGCGATTTGTTGGGTCAGGTCACCAGACAAAAGAAACAGGAATAGAAGCTAATTTTTCATGGCAAACCGCCCTGAGCGTTAGGCCCAACGTCACGGTGTACAAAAGGCCTCGGTTCGGCTCCAAGGAGAGGATACCGGACACCCCCGCCCCTCCATTCAATACCACTTCTGCACAAACAACTATAACTCTTCCAGAAGTGACAATGGCCATGGACGTGGGGATTCCACTGAGCAGGGCTCACTTGGTGTGGTGGGAAGGGTGTGGACTTGGGTTCGAGCCTCAGCTCTGCAAGTGACTTAATCTCTCAGAGCCtccgtttcttcatctataaaacgaGGGGACTGGTGATGACCACCCTGCAGAGCTGTTCTGAGAACTAAACAGTTGCCTCGCACAGGGCCTGCGAGGACGGAACAGGCTCTCGAGACGGCAGCCGTGACTGTGACCACACTGCAGAAGGCTCGGACGGCTGAGCCTCGGCCCTTCTGCAACCAGGGACCCATCTCTGTGGGGTCTGGTTGGAACGGGAACCTGGACGCTCTGCACGAGGATGTCTCAAAGTGTGGTTTCAGGACCACCTGCAGGGGCATCCCCtgggttgttaaaatgcagattcccaggcccagATTCTGATACACAGAATCTCTAGGGGTAGAAGCCTGCATTTTAATAAACTCCCCAGGTTATTTTAACACGAAGTTGTTGAGAACCGCTGCTCTGGACTGCAGGCTACACAGGGGCCTGGGTTCTCAAACACCTCTGCGGCAGTCCAGTCAGACCACCCAGACACACCAGGAAGCTTCTGCAGGGTTGACCATCCCAGTCTCTAAAAATCTGGACTTAGAACGTCATTGAACACTGGCGTtctggtgtttgttttgtttggggccAACAACAGAAAGTAGAATTACGGAGAAGGAGGACTCCGCCCTTCAAGTTCCTCAAGGTCCCTTCTcacaggagggggtggggacccCGAGCTGCAGGGCATGTTCTGGATGGAGGGCCGGTGGGAAAGGCCCGAGAGGCCCACCATTCACGTGAAGGGGATAGCGTGAGCCCCCCTCCCGCCGAGACACACCGTGGCCTAGAGCTTCTCAGGGAGGTTCCCAGCACCACGCCTCCAGCAGACGGGGCACAGCCCCGGGACACAGGGCCACTCAGGCTCTCGGCAAGCCCCCCTGACTTCAACCCTCAGGAGCAGCTAAAGCTCCTCCACTGCCCTGCCGAGCCTGCCTTCACAAGGCTGAGGTCACACACAGGAGCGGCACCAGCGCACACGGCACTCTTCCCACGGATGTGGGGCAAA
This window contains:
- the FAM53B gene encoding protein FAM53B, translated to MVMVLSQSLDKQGADPVACRTFSPELHTPKKMSQGPTLFSCGIMENDRWRDLDRKCPLQIDQPSASIWECLPDKCQDSALWHREAATACAVTNLIKDLSLSDHNGNPSAPPSKRQCRSLSFSDEMSSCRTSWRPLGSKVWTPVEKRRCYSGGSVQRYSNGFSTMQRSSSFSLPSRANVLSSPYDQAGLHPRFGGQPCQGAPGSATCRQAGDIWGPDPSPVGGARLDMQRSLSCSHEQFSFAEYCPPSASSTPASTPELARRSSGLSRSRSQPCVLNDKKVGVKRRRPEEAQEQRPSLDLAKMAQNCQTFSSLSCLSAGTEDRGPHSPFALHISSTRSWTALLSASGTGGRTPAGTPIPEPLPPSLDDHPACQEEPCCEEAGGCALGEGCGGRGEPGTAWRDRGAVRNSPCSLDGELDIEQIENN